In Abditibacteriaceae bacterium, one DNA window encodes the following:
- a CDS encoding DUF58 domain-containing protein yields the protein MLRALFSRLAILFSSFGPTPRLAVWLAVGALLWVGAAFSPAFEVAAVLYLTLLAVVALLDFALSPHPSEFEISRETHDKLNLGTPNAITLAVYSRAASAVALRVRDEPPAAWPIRADKGADVTATARADFLVAPNQEARTSYSVVPTRRGVWEFGALSARYTTKLGLWFRQFRRPAAQSVRVYPDISEVGKYELHLRNGRTRELGLHLQKLRGKGSEYESLREYTTDDNFKDINWKASARRGKLISTNYEVERDQTVILALDCGRMMTALADTREKAEFQTPLSKLDCAINAAVLLTHVSVSLGDAVGLLLFADGVLNFVPPRKGKTQTGLIIDALYGVQPSLVEPDYGGAYNELMGRRIRRALVVTFTDLIDPDASRELLAASGALRRHHNPLCVTINNRDVMDLAAQMPRTADDMYAKAMAQRMLSQRTQALRELSNRGVGILDVEASQLTVSTVNRYLDLKARAAL from the coding sequence ATGCTGCGCGCGCTTTTTTCCCGTCTTGCGATTCTTTTCTCGTCGTTCGGGCCAACGCCTCGTTTGGCGGTATGGCTGGCCGTCGGCGCGCTGCTCTGGGTTGGGGCAGCATTTTCTCCGGCGTTTGAGGTTGCCGCCGTTTTATATCTGACGCTTCTGGCCGTTGTCGCCCTGCTCGACTTCGCGCTTTCGCCGCATCCTTCAGAATTCGAAATCTCGCGCGAAACGCACGACAAGCTCAACTTGGGAACACCGAACGCGATCACGCTTGCGGTTTATAGCCGCGCCGCTTCTGCCGTAGCATTGCGTGTGCGCGACGAGCCGCCCGCTGCGTGGCCGATTCGCGCCGACAAAGGTGCAGACGTGACAGCCACCGCGCGCGCCGATTTTCTTGTCGCGCCCAATCAGGAAGCGCGAACCTCTTACAGCGTTGTCCCGACGCGGCGCGGCGTGTGGGAATTCGGCGCGCTGTCGGCGCGCTACACCACCAAACTCGGTTTGTGGTTTCGCCAGTTTCGCCGCCCTGCCGCGCAAAGCGTGCGCGTGTATCCCGACATTTCCGAAGTCGGCAAATACGAACTTCATTTGCGTAACGGACGCACGCGCGAACTGGGTTTGCACCTACAAAAGCTGCGCGGCAAAGGCAGTGAATACGAAAGCCTGCGTGAATACACAACCGACGACAACTTCAAAGACATCAACTGGAAAGCGAGCGCGCGGCGCGGCAAATTGATTTCGACCAACTACGAAGTCGAACGCGACCAGACTGTGATTCTCGCACTCGACTGCGGGCGCATGATGACCGCGCTCGCCGATACGCGCGAGAAAGCGGAATTCCAAACGCCGCTTTCCAAACTCGACTGCGCGATCAACGCCGCAGTTCTCTTGACGCACGTTTCAGTGTCGCTGGGCGACGCGGTTGGACTTTTGCTTTTCGCCGATGGCGTTCTCAATTTCGTGCCGCCGCGCAAAGGCAAAACACAAACCGGCCTTATCATCGATGCGCTTTACGGCGTGCAGCCTTCGCTGGTTGAACCCGATTACGGCGGCGCCTACAACGAACTGATGGGCCGCCGTATTCGCCGCGCTCTCGTCGTGACTTTTACCGACTTAATCGACCCCGATGCATCACGCGAATTACTCGCGGCTTCCGGCGCATTGCGACGGCATCATAATCCGTTGTGCGTCACGATTAACAACCGCGACGTGATGGATTTAGCCGCTCAAATGCCGCGCACCGCCGACGATATGTACGCCAAAGCGATGGCGCAGCGAATGCTTTCGCAGCGCACGCAAGCCTTGCGCGAATTGAGCAATCGCGGCGTTGGCATTCTCGATGTCGAAGCTTCGCAACTCACGGTATCCACGGTTAATCGTTATCTCGATTTAAAGGCGCGAGCCGCATTGTAA
- the trxA gene encoding thioredoxin, which translates to MSAVKNVTEADFTKEVLEAEELVVVDFSAEWCGPCRMIAPTIDRAAATFEGRARFVKCDVDSNPNLAQQYGAMRIPNLIFFKNGQVVDQSIGGIGEAQLAEKVNAAL; encoded by the coding sequence ATGTCCGCTGTCAAAAATGTCACCGAAGCAGATTTCACCAAAGAAGTTTTGGAAGCCGAAGAGTTGGTCGTCGTCGATTTTTCGGCCGAATGGTGCGGACCATGCCGCATGATTGCGCCGACCATCGACCGCGCCGCCGCCACATTCGAAGGCCGCGCGCGTTTTGTTAAGTGCGATGTCGATTCCAACCCGAATCTCGCGCAGCAATACGGCGCGATGCGTATTCCCAACCTGATTTTCTTCAAGAACGGACAGGTTGTCGATCAATCGATTGGCGGTATCGGCGAAGCCCAGCTTGCCGAAAAAGTCAACGCGGCTTTGTAA
- a CDS encoding PAS domain S-box protein — MSEQPPAPFAALPSASAPPSETVQAPRLGPHGWLVTAVVLLAIELVSHTPYKMPNPGSFFFTIVVYSAINNGLRAGLLSALVAWLYSAYYFGGSFIPSSWSSEQRQRLILQAINLPLIAILVGVLQNRATHLRELRLDAEWNERSLRQSRDWLATTLQSMGDAVISTDAIGRITFLNPAASELTGWSQAAAANRPLEDVFSIFFEKTGEPAPNPARRALDENTVVSLANGVMLRARDGREIPIDDSAAPVRDSAGKALGAVVVFRDVSARKAAAQALARNETLFRATVEESPIAILICAPDGSVIRTNRAWENLYQVSRSELDDYNLRHDPQLAELGMTPLIERAFAGESIVLPLINYDPAKIGKPGHACWIQTLIYPVKDSHDAMTEVVLMIEDVSQRVNTMNALRQSEQRYQSLVHASAQIVWTTPADGAVEDMPMWRDFTGQTLEKVCGWGWLEAIHPDDRDVTAEAWKKAVAARTNCDVEYRVRRHDGIYRLFSTRGVPVLNDAGEIREWVGSCIDITEQKRDAALLSGQTRVLEKVARGEDLDETLRVLADGIQAQSKAICAIMLREGETLRLVAAPLLPPAFFEATRMVPIGEGCGSCGTAVARGETVASPDISTDPLWDICRDVVEPFGIRACWSQPIFDAAQRTIGTFAMYQKEVGEPDAGDRQLIEAAADLAGIAITRANIERDLRAALARETETAAHLGAILRHVADGVIVADSEGRIAFSNNVACQLHGVESVGETLEEYVRIRPRYKPDGERMEPDSLPITRAWKGIENVEHEEWQIERPDGSRIWVQGSAAQLRDEDGTLRGAVLTLHDVSDARRVVEELQHASRMKDEFLAVLSHELRTPLTPILGWISLLRRTRDGGPGSVDLFDQAVDSIERNAELQKRLVNDLLDTSRIISGKLHIETHQADFNALATLAARTVEGAISERGIRLSTKLDARLPQFAFDSERVQQVLMNLLSNAAKFSPDNELIEMETVMETRPNGISYARATVRDRGEGIDLEFLPHVFDVFRQGDASFTRRHGGLGLGLAIARSFIELHGGSIEAHSDGPGTGATFSFWLPLNQAGTPAAP; from the coding sequence ATGTCAGAACAGCCTCCTGCCCCTTTCGCGGCACTGCCCTCAGCGAGTGCTCCACCTTCCGAGACGGTTCAAGCACCGCGCCTCGGACCTCATGGCTGGCTCGTCACTGCAGTGGTGTTGCTGGCAATCGAACTCGTTTCCCACACGCCGTACAAAATGCCGAATCCGGGATCGTTTTTCTTCACAATCGTTGTTTACAGCGCGATAAATAATGGCCTGCGGGCGGGACTTCTTTCGGCGCTTGTGGCCTGGCTTTATTCGGCTTACTATTTTGGCGGCAGTTTCATTCCTTCGTCCTGGTCGTCCGAGCAACGTCAGCGTTTGATTTTACAGGCTATCAACCTGCCACTCATTGCGATTCTGGTGGGCGTGCTGCAAAATCGTGCGACGCATTTGCGCGAGCTCCGGCTCGATGCAGAATGGAACGAACGCTCGCTCCGCCAAAGCCGCGATTGGCTGGCAACGACGCTGCAAAGCATGGGCGATGCGGTGATTTCAACCGACGCTATCGGGCGCATCACTTTTCTCAATCCGGCGGCGAGCGAACTCACCGGTTGGTCTCAGGCGGCAGCAGCGAACCGCCCGCTCGAAGATGTTTTCAGCATCTTCTTTGAGAAAACCGGCGAACCGGCTCCGAATCCGGCGCGGCGCGCGCTCGATGAAAACACTGTGGTTTCTCTCGCCAACGGCGTAATGCTGCGTGCCCGCGATGGGCGCGAAATTCCCATCGATGACAGCGCGGCACCGGTTCGAGATTCGGCGGGCAAAGCCCTCGGCGCAGTTGTTGTTTTCCGAGACGTCAGCGCCCGTAAAGCCGCTGCGCAAGCGCTCGCCAGAAATGAAACGCTGTTTCGTGCGACAGTTGAAGAATCGCCGATTGCCATTCTGATTTGCGCACCCGACGGTTCGGTTATACGCACCAATCGCGCGTGGGAAAACCTTTATCAGGTGTCGCGCTCCGAATTGGACGATTACAATCTGCGCCACGATCCGCAACTGGCAGAGCTCGGCATGACTCCGCTCATCGAGCGCGCTTTCGCCGGTGAAAGCATCGTGTTGCCTCTTATCAATTACGATCCTGCCAAAATCGGCAAGCCCGGCCATGCGTGTTGGATTCAAACGCTGATTTATCCCGTCAAAGATTCGCACGATGCGATGACGGAAGTCGTGCTGATGATCGAAGACGTGAGCCAGCGCGTGAATACGATGAATGCCTTGCGGCAAAGCGAGCAGCGTTATCAATCTCTCGTTCATGCTTCGGCGCAAATCGTGTGGACAACGCCCGCCGATGGCGCGGTCGAAGATATGCCGATGTGGCGCGATTTTACCGGCCAAACGCTCGAAAAAGTGTGCGGTTGGGGTTGGCTCGAAGCGATTCATCCCGACGACCGTGACGTAACAGCGGAGGCCTGGAAGAAAGCCGTCGCGGCGCGCACCAACTGCGATGTCGAATATCGTGTTCGCCGTCACGATGGCATTTATCGGCTTTTTTCAACGCGCGGGGTTCCGGTTCTCAATGACGCGGGCGAAATTCGAGAATGGGTCGGCTCGTGCATCGACATCACCGAGCAAAAGCGCGATGCCGCTTTGCTCAGCGGTCAAACGCGCGTGCTGGAAAAAGTCGCACGCGGCGAAGACCTCGATGAAACCCTGCGTGTTCTAGCAGACGGAATTCAGGCACAGTCGAAAGCGATTTGCGCCATCATGCTTCGCGAGGGCGAAACGTTGCGACTTGTCGCCGCGCCGCTCCTCCCACCAGCGTTTTTTGAAGCGACGCGCATGGTCCCCATTGGCGAAGGCTGCGGTTCCTGTGGCACGGCAGTGGCGCGTGGCGAAACGGTCGCCTCACCCGATATTTCCACTGACCCGCTGTGGGATATTTGCCGCGATGTTGTCGAACCATTCGGCATTCGCGCCTGTTGGTCACAACCGATTTTCGATGCAGCACAGCGCACGATTGGCACGTTCGCGATGTATCAAAAAGAAGTGGGCGAACCCGACGCTGGCGACCGGCAACTAATCGAAGCCGCCGCCGACCTCGCGGGTATTGCCATTACGCGCGCGAACATTGAGCGCGACCTGCGCGCCGCCCTTGCGCGCGAAACCGAAACCGCAGCGCATCTCGGCGCAATTCTGCGCCACGTCGCCGATGGCGTTATCGTCGCCGATTCCGAAGGCCGCATCGCGTTTAGCAACAATGTCGCGTGCCAGTTGCATGGCGTCGAATCTGTCGGTGAAACACTGGAAGAGTACGTTCGAATTCGGCCGAGATACAAGCCCGACGGCGAACGCATGGAACCCGATTCCCTGCCCATCACTCGTGCCTGGAAAGGCATCGAAAATGTCGAACACGAAGAGTGGCAAATCGAGCGTCCCGATGGAAGCCGCATCTGGGTGCAAGGTTCGGCAGCGCAACTGCGCGACGAAGACGGAACTTTGCGCGGCGCCGTGCTGACACTGCACGACGTTTCCGACGCGCGTCGTGTTGTTGAAGAATTGCAGCACGCCAGCCGCATGAAAGACGAATTTCTTGCCGTTCTCTCCCACGAATTGCGCACGCCATTAACACCGATTCTGGGCTGGATTTCCTTGCTGCGGCGCACGCGCGACGGTGGGCCGGGAAGCGTCGATTTGTTCGATCAGGCGGTCGATTCCATCGAGCGCAATGCCGAACTGCAGAAACGGCTCGTCAACGACTTGCTCGATACCTCGCGCATTATCTCCGGCAAGCTGCACATCGAAACGCATCAAGCCGATTTCAATGCTTTGGCAACGCTTGCCGCGCGCACGGTCGAAGGCGCGATTTCCGAACGCGGTATTCGTCTCAGTACCAAGCTCGATGCGCGCTTGCCGCAATTCGCGTTCGACAGCGAGCGCGTTCAGCAAGTGCTGATGAACTTGCTGTCCAACGCCGCCAAGTTTTCGCCCGACAACGAACTGATTGAAATGGAAACCGTGATGGAAACGCGCCCTAACGGAATTTCCTACGCGCGGGCCACTGTGCGCGACCGGGGCGAAGGCATCGATCTCGAATTCTTGCCGCACGTCTTCGATGTTTTCCGGCAGGGCGACGCTTCGTTCACGCGACGTCACGGCGGTTTAGGCTTAGGGTTGGCGATTGCGCGTTCGTTTATCGAATTGCACGGTGGCAGCATCGAAGCGCATTCCGACGGCCCCGGAACAGGGGCGACCTTCTCTTTCTGGCTGCCGTTGAACCAAGCGGGAACGCCCGCTGCGCCCTGA
- a CDS encoding stalk domain-containing protein, which produces MKKSFVVALVLATAFGAVFTNAARANDSAFSAVGGTMKPIKGQHSSVRMESERIVIDAYAKRYETTVDFIFHNTGKKNVATMGFPEGNYGDVIDSSKKTSFLRFATSVDGVPFRAKRVVNRTNSIEDYDAYWVKVVPFAAGQRRRVRVRYASPYGGNTMLGFSRAINYAFTGGNWKDDVKHSDMVVRVHTPGRHLMMTQWYEGEKEGTTLSWNRRGNVFTRRWSNWQAQGSILVGLVPARAGWLVTKDMATDKTSSWARALGKSQEFKVPGRVPAGTMPFSGYPLTGFVQNGVTFVQLAHLDTVISSATFDVDKTNIPGKVGLKWDAATKTRTLVAGKRRLSWREGRKTWTVDGVQKTLPAAPFVLNDHFYVPAAPVAATLGGKVQSNAAAHWIDIQLPAAR; this is translated from the coding sequence ATGAAAAAAAGTTTTGTAGTGGCACTGGTTCTGGCGACAGCGTTTGGCGCGGTTTTCACGAACGCGGCACGCGCCAACGATTCGGCGTTTTCGGCTGTCGGCGGCACGATGAAGCCGATAAAAGGGCAGCATTCGTCGGTGCGCATGGAAAGCGAGCGCATCGTAATCGATGCCTACGCCAAACGCTACGAAACGACGGTCGATTTCATTTTTCACAACACCGGCAAAAAGAACGTCGCCACCATGGGCTTTCCCGAAGGCAACTACGGCGATGTGATCGACAGCTCCAAGAAAACTTCATTTCTTCGCTTTGCCACTTCCGTCGATGGCGTTCCATTCCGAGCAAAGCGCGTTGTCAACCGAACTAACAGCATCGAAGATTACGACGCGTACTGGGTTAAAGTTGTGCCGTTTGCTGCGGGCCAAAGGCGGCGCGTCCGCGTGCGTTATGCCTCGCCATACGGCGGGAACACCATGCTCGGTTTTTCTCGCGCGATCAACTACGCCTTCACCGGCGGCAACTGGAAAGACGATGTAAAGCACAGCGACATGGTCGTTCGCGTCCACACGCCGGGCCGTCATCTTATGATGACGCAGTGGTACGAAGGCGAAAAAGAGGGCACGACTTTAAGCTGGAACCGGCGCGGCAACGTATTCACACGTCGCTGGAGTAACTGGCAGGCGCAGGGCAGCATTTTGGTCGGGCTGGTTCCGGCACGCGCGGGCTGGCTGGTCACCAAAGACATGGCGACCGACAAAACATCGTCGTGGGCGCGCGCTCTGGGCAAGTCGCAGGAATTTAAGGTCCCCGGACGTGTGCCCGCCGGAACCATGCCCTTCAGCGGCTATCCGTTGACCGGCTTTGTCCAGAACGGCGTGACGTTTGTTCAATTGGCGCATCTCGACACCGTTATCAGCAGCGCCACTTTCGATGTGGATAAAACCAATATTCCCGGCAAAGTCGGACTCAAGTGGGACGCGGCCACCAAAACGCGCACGCTCGTCGCGGGCAAGCGCCGCCTGTCGTGGCGCGAAGGCCGGAAAACCTGGACAGTCGATGGCGTCCAGAAAACGCTTCCCGCCGCGCCGTTCGTTCTCAACGATCACTTCTACGTTCCCGCCGCGCCCGTGGCGGCAACACTGGGCGGCAAAGTCCAAAGCAACGCCGCCGCTCACTGGATCGATATCCAACTGCCCGCCGCACGCTAA
- the acs gene encoding acetate--CoA ligase, with the protein MSAPTNASAVADDTQTGQNLSSLQKDTEVFAPSEATIARSYTPNFDELYAQSIADPEAFWEAQAHTLEWISPWSKVLEWTQSPPSVKWFVGAQCNITLNALDRHVENGRRNKAAFIWVGEDGDAKIKEQIVTYGQLLRQVNQCANALKDMGVKEGDRVTLYMALTPELPIAMLACARIGAVHCVVYGGFSAPALRSRIEDSESKVVICSDIGYRRGKRIDLKGAVDEAVRGLDSVEKVLVHRRGHTPLELDGIKEIDWCETLDAQSPNCEAVALDAEAPLFFLYTSGTTGKPKGIIHTHGGYSVGTSYTHRICFDLREDDIYFCTADPGWITGHSYVTYGPLINGATVLLAEGALDFPDPGRWWSIIQKYGVNIFYSTPTAIRALMRFGDEWPAKYDLSSIKVMGSVGEPINPEAWLWYHKNIGREQAPIVDTWWQTETGQFMISTVPSYPTKPGSPGKPLPGIEADVVDKEGNSVEAGKGGFLVIKKPWPGMMRAIYRDQDRYNNYWDLIPGFYAAGDVATKDEDGYIRVMGRADDVMNVSGYRIGTAEVESALVSFPAVAEAAVIGKPDSLKGETIKAFVILRQGFEVNDKLLTDLKYHVRTELSPIAIPSEIDFVDSLPKTRSGKIMRRVLKAKELGVAPGDISTLED; encoded by the coding sequence ATGTCCGCACCAACAAATGCCAGCGCCGTCGCCGACGATACGCAAACAGGCCAGAATCTGTCTTCGCTGCAAAAAGACACCGAAGTTTTCGCGCCGAGTGAAGCGACCATCGCGCGCTCTTACACGCCGAACTTCGATGAGCTTTACGCACAAAGCATCGCCGACCCCGAAGCTTTCTGGGAAGCCCAGGCGCACACGCTCGAATGGATTTCGCCGTGGAGCAAAGTCCTCGAATGGACACAGTCGCCGCCGTCGGTGAAATGGTTTGTTGGTGCGCAGTGCAACATTACGCTCAACGCGCTCGACCGCCACGTCGAAAACGGACGCCGCAACAAAGCCGCGTTTATTTGGGTTGGCGAAGACGGTGACGCCAAAATCAAAGAGCAAATCGTCACTTACGGCCAGCTCCTGCGTCAGGTTAATCAGTGCGCGAATGCGTTAAAAGACATGGGCGTCAAAGAAGGCGACCGCGTCACGCTTTACATGGCGCTCACGCCTGAACTGCCGATTGCGATGCTCGCTTGCGCGCGTATTGGGGCTGTTCATTGCGTGGTTTACGGCGGCTTTTCGGCTCCGGCGCTGCGCTCGCGCATTGAAGACAGCGAAAGCAAAGTCGTGATTTGTTCCGACATCGGCTACCGTCGCGGCAAGCGCATCGACTTGAAAGGCGCCGTCGATGAAGCGGTGCGCGGCCTCGATTCTGTCGAAAAAGTCTTGGTTCATCGGCGCGGGCACACGCCGCTCGAACTCGACGGTATCAAAGAAATCGACTGGTGCGAAACCCTCGACGCGCAAAGCCCGAACTGCGAAGCCGTCGCGCTTGATGCCGAAGCGCCGCTTTTCTTTCTTTACACCTCGGGCACGACCGGCAAGCCCAAAGGCATTATTCACACGCATGGCGGCTACAGCGTCGGCACCAGCTACACGCACCGCATCTGCTTCGATTTGCGCGAAGACGATATTTACTTCTGCACTGCCGATCCGGGCTGGATTACCGGCCATTCCTATGTCACTTACGGCCCGCTGATTAACGGCGCGACTGTGTTGCTCGCCGAAGGCGCGCTCGACTTCCCCGACCCGGGCCGCTGGTGGAGCATCATCCAGAAATACGGCGTCAACATCTTTTATTCAACGCCAACCGCGATTCGCGCGCTCATGCGCTTTGGCGACGAATGGCCCGCGAAATACGACCTTTCTTCCATAAAAGTGATGGGCAGCGTCGGCGAGCCGATTAACCCCGAAGCGTGGCTCTGGTATCACAAGAACATCGGACGCGAGCAAGCGCCGATTGTCGATACCTGGTGGCAAACCGAAACCGGCCAGTTCATGATTTCGACGGTGCCCAGCTATCCGACTAAACCCGGCAGCCCGGGCAAACCGCTTCCCGGCATCGAAGCTGATGTTGTCGATAAAGAAGGCAATTCGGTCGAAGCGGGCAAAGGCGGCTTCCTCGTTATCAAGAAGCCATGGCCCGGCATGATGCGCGCGATTTACCGCGACCAAGATCGCTACAACAACTACTGGGATTTGATTCCCGGCTTTTATGCAGCGGGCGACGTAGCCACCAAGGATGAAGACGGTTACATCCGGGTCATGGGCCGCGCCGACGACGTGATGAACGTTTCCGGCTATCGCATCGGTACGGCAGAAGTCGAAAGTGCTCTGGTTAGCTTCCCGGCGGTCGCCGAAGCGGCAGTTATTGGCAAGCCCGATTCGCTCAAGGGCGAAACAATTAAAGCGTTCGTCATTTTGCGTCAGGGTTTTGAGGTCAACGACAAACTTCTCACTGATCTCAAATACCATGTTCGCACCGAACTTTCGCCGATTGCGATTCCGTCGGAAATTGATTTCGTCGATTCGCTTCCCAAGACACGCAGCGGCAAAATCATGCGCCGCGTGTTGAAAGCCAAAGAACTTGGCGTCGCCCCCGGCGACATCTCAACGCTCGAAGATTAA
- a CDS encoding aldo/keto reductase: MKTLSSFPVGLGCMSLTGTWNPADMNAERETRAIQAFEAALESGIDFYDHADIYGGGSCEEVFSKCLAAFPDAREKIYIATKGGICSGFYNLSQSYLRECIDRSLRRMNIDYIDLYQLHRPDPLTHPAETAAALSEALESGKIRAVGVSNYYPEQVRALQKHLDAPIVSNQISISLNRLDPIYEGLKTAGETFGDGTLDQCIALDMVPLAYSPLRNLPLRDGDESEESELRTMLREMANKYSATPAQIAVAWLLAHPAKIVPLVGTANPDHIRDGAGAAKIKLEREDWYGLWTAAWGRRVP, encoded by the coding sequence ATGAAAACTCTTTCTTCTTTTCCCGTAGGTCTCGGCTGCATGAGCCTGACCGGAACCTGGAACCCCGCCGACATGAACGCCGAGCGCGAAACGCGCGCGATTCAAGCGTTTGAAGCCGCACTCGAAAGCGGTATCGACTTTTACGACCACGCCGATATTTATGGCGGCGGTTCGTGTGAAGAAGTTTTTTCCAAATGTCTCGCCGCTTTTCCCGACGCGCGCGAGAAAATCTACATTGCTACCAAAGGCGGCATTTGCAGCGGTTTTTATAATTTGTCGCAGTCATATTTGCGAGAGTGCATCGACCGCAGCTTGCGTCGCATGAATATCGATTACATCGATTTGTATCAACTGCACCGGCCCGATCCGCTCACGCATCCGGCGGAAACAGCTGCCGCGCTGAGTGAAGCGCTCGAAAGCGGAAAAATTCGCGCGGTGGGTGTTTCGAATTACTATCCCGAACAAGTGCGCGCGCTGCAAAAACACCTCGATGCGCCGATTGTTTCCAACCAAATCAGCATCAGTCTCAATCGCCTCGACCCGATTTACGAAGGCTTGAAAACAGCGGGCGAAACCTTTGGCGATGGCACGCTCGATCAGTGCATTGCGCTTGACATGGTGCCCCTCGCTTACAGTCCGCTGCGCAATTTGCCGCTGCGCGATGGTGACGAAAGCGAAGAAAGCGAACTGCGCACCATGCTGCGCGAAATGGCCAACAAATACAGCGCGACACCGGCGCAGATTGCCGTTGCGTGGTTGCTGGCGCATCCGGCGAAAATCGTTCCGCTCGTTGGCACGGCGAATCCCGATCATATTCGTGACGGCGCAGGCGCCGCAAAGATTAAGCTCGAACGCGAAGATTGGTACGGGTTGTGGACAGCCGCCTGGGGCCGCCGCGTGCCGTAA
- a CDS encoding helix-turn-helix domain-containing protein: MRTILHPPRETFELSNVLHALSDPIRLRLVVCLAGGEEQQCSALYGSLPKSTLSHHFKVLREAGILSQRAQGTSFLNSLRRDDLDARFPGLLDAVLNASREEAAVPCESCR; encoded by the coding sequence ATGCGAACCATTCTTCACCCGCCGCGCGAAACTTTTGAGCTTTCGAATGTGCTGCACGCTCTCAGCGACCCGATTCGCTTGCGTTTGGTGGTGTGTCTGGCGGGCGGCGAAGAGCAGCAGTGCAGCGCGCTTTATGGGTCGCTGCCCAAAAGCACGCTGTCGCACCACTTCAAGGTTTTGCGCGAAGCGGGCATCCTTTCACAGCGCGCGCAGGGCACAAGCTTTCTCAATTCTCTGCGCCGCGACGATCTTGACGCACGTTTTCCCGGCCTCCTCGACGCCGTCTTAAACGCATCGCGCGAAGAAGCTGCAGTTCCCTGCGAATCGTGCCGTTAA
- the holA gene encoding DNA polymerase III subunit delta, translated as MFPYTAFSLERAIPKGKAPRVLGTLGDAHLQKQMREALIGALLDADARDFNFDELDGEGLKVNEVLAACGNLPFLSDRRVVLVRRCERIENIGRGNEEKAAKGKGPSPAKRFGDGVAGIPETTVLILQRTPETPEVGAKKETPRLMNAAVDKAIEAKGQIWNCLIGPKEAHLAVATVQGEAAARGIAMENGAAEFLVARAGTDIARCLSELEKCALRAAPDAVTRATIEEMVARQPAETVFDFVDALATRQHAHALGLLHQLLGSNEPPELVMALVTKQFRQLIQARALLDARVPLTANAQSMVPPALKAQLPTKDSLPATLAYQAWRGPKLAQQARLFSPAQLQAALEAALEFDLALKGIEGDGGADSKGMAPLMMDLFVAKLA; from the coding sequence ATGTTTCCCTACACCGCATTTTCTCTTGAACGAGCAATTCCCAAAGGCAAAGCGCCGCGCGTTCTGGGAACATTGGGCGATGCGCACTTGCAAAAGCAAATGCGCGAGGCGCTGATCGGCGCATTGCTCGACGCCGATGCACGCGACTTCAACTTCGATGAACTCGATGGCGAAGGCCTGAAGGTCAACGAAGTTCTGGCCGCGTGCGGAAATCTGCCGTTTCTTTCCGACCGGCGTGTTGTGTTGGTGCGGCGTTGCGAGCGCATCGAGAATATCGGTCGTGGAAACGAGGAAAAAGCAGCGAAGGGCAAAGGCCCGTCGCCAGCCAAGCGCTTCGGCGATGGCGTCGCGGGCATTCCCGAAACCACCGTTTTAATTCTTCAACGCACGCCTGAAACACCCGAAGTCGGCGCGAAAAAAGAAACGCCGCGCCTGATGAACGCCGCGGTTGATAAAGCGATTGAAGCGAAAGGTCAGATTTGGAACTGCCTTATCGGGCCGAAGGAAGCGCATCTTGCGGTGGCGACAGTGCAGGGCGAAGCGGCAGCGCGCGGCATTGCCATGGAGAACGGAGCGGCGGAATTTCTCGTTGCGCGCGCCGGAACTGACATCGCGCGCTGCCTGAGCGAACTGGAAAAATGCGCGTTACGCGCTGCGCCGGATGCCGTTACGCGCGCGACGATTGAAGAAATGGTCGCGCGCCAACCAGCCGAAACCGTGTTCGATTTTGTCGATGCCCTCGCCACGCGTCAGCACGCGCATGCGCTAGGGCTTTTGCATCAACTGTTGGGAAGCAACGAACCGCCCGAACTGGTGATGGCTCTTGTCACCAAGCAGTTCCGGCAGCTTATCCAAGCGCGCGCATTGCTCGACGCGCGTGTGCCGCTTACAGCCAACGCGCAAAGCATGGTGCCACCGGCCCTCAAAGCGCAATTGCCCACAAAAGACAGTCTGCCCGCGACTCTGGCGTATCAGGCGTGGCGTGGCCCGAAACTCGCGCAACAAGCGCGGCTCTTCTCCCCGGCGCAGTTGCAAGCCGCACTCGAAGCTGCCCTCGAATTCGATCTTGCACTGAAAGGCATCGAAGGCGATGGCGGCGCCGATTCAAAAGGCATGGCTCCGCTGATGATGGATTTGTTTGTCGCCAAGCTGGCATGA